Proteins co-encoded in one Chionomys nivalis chromosome 6, mChiNiv1.1, whole genome shotgun sequence genomic window:
- the LOC130876426 gene encoding death-associated protein kinase 3 isoform X2 — MSTFRQEDVEDHYEMGEELGSGQFAIVRKCQQKGTGMEYAAKFIKKRRLPSSRRGVSREEIEREVSILREIRHPNIITLHDVFENKTDVVLILELVSGGELFDFLAEKESLTEDEATQFLKQILDGVHYLHSKRIAHFDLKPENIMLLDKHAASPRIKLIDFGIAHRIEAGSEFKNIFGTPEFVAPEIVNYEPLGLEADMWSIGVITYILLSGASPFLGETKQETLTNISAVNYDFDEEYFSSTSELAKDFIRKLLVKDPKRRMTIAQSLEHSWIKVRRREDGARKPERRRLRAARLREYSLKSHSSMPRNTSYASFERFSRVLEDVAAAEQGLRELQRGRRQCRERVCALRAAAEQREARCRDGSAGLGRDLRRLRTELGRTEALRTRAQEEARAALLGAGGLKRRLGRLENRYDALAAQVAAEVQFVRDLVRALEQERLQAECGVR, encoded by the exons CGGCCAGTTTGCCATCGTGCGCAAGTGCCAGCAGAAGGGCACGGGCATGGAGTACGCAGCCAAGTTCATCAAGAAGCGGCGCCTGCCGTCCAGCCGGCGCGGTGTGAGCCGGGAGGAGATCGAGCGCGAGGTGAGCATCCTGCGTGAGATCCGCCACCCCAACATCATCACGCTGCACGATGTGTTCGAGAACAAGACGGACGTGGTGCTCATCCTGGAGCTGGTGTCCGGCGGCGAGCTCTTCGACTTCCTGGCCGAGAAGGAGTCGCTGACGGAGGACGAGGCCACGCAGTTCCTCAAGCAGATCCTGGACGGAGTCCACTACCTGCACTCCAAGCGCATTGCGCATTTTGACCTGAAG CCTGAGAACATCATGCTACTGGACAAGCACGCGGCCAGCCCGCGCATCAAACTCATCGACTTTGGCATCGCACACAGGATCGAGGCCGGCAGCGAGTTCAAGAACATCTTCGGCACTCCCGAGTTCGTGG CCCCCGAGATTGTCAACTACGAACCTCTGGGCTTGGAGGCTGACATGTG GAGCATCGGCGTCATCACCTAcatcct TCTGAGTGGGGCGTCCCCGTTCCTTGGGGAGACCAAGCAGGAGACCCTGACAAACATCTCGGCGGTGAACTACGACTTTGACGAGGAGTACTTCAGCAGCACCAGCGAGCTGGCCAAGGACTTCATCCGCAAGCTGCTGGTCAAAGACCCCAA GAGGAGGATGACAATCGCGCAGAGCCTCGAGCACTCGTGGATCAAG GTGCGAAGGCGCGAGGACGGCGCCCGGAAGCCGGAGCGGCGGCGGCTGCGCGCGGCGCGCCTGCGCGAATACAGCCTCAAGTCGCACTCGAGCATGCCACGCAACACGAGCTACGCCAGCTTCGAGCGCTTCTCGCGCGTGCTGGAGGACGTGGCGGCGGCGGAGCAGGGGCTGCGCGAGCTGCAGCGCGGTCGGCGCCAGTGCCGGGAGCGCGTGTGCGCGCTGCGCGCGGCCGCCGAGCAGCGGGAGGCTCGCTGCCGGGACGGGAGCGCGGGGCTAGGTCGCGACCTGCGGCGCCTGCGCACAGAGCTGGGACGCACCGAGGCCTTGCGCACGCGCGCGCAGGAGGAGGCGCGGGCGGCGCTGCTGGGTGCCGGGGGCCTGAAGCGCCGCCTGGGTCGCCTGGAGAACCGCTACGACGCGCTGGCCGCGCAGGTGGCTGCCGAGGTGCAGTTTGTGCGCGATCTGGTGCGCGCGCTGGAGCAGGAGCGACTGCAGGCCGAGTGCGGCGTGCGCTAG
- the LOC130876055 gene encoding nicotinamide riboside kinase 2, with protein MKVIVGIGGMTNGGKSTLTNRLHKALPNCCVIHQDDFFKPQDQIAVGEDGFKQWDVLESLDMEAMLSTVRAWVKDPCKFARAHGVSLQPSASDTHILLLDGFLLYSYKPLVDMYSHRYFLTVPYEECKRRRSNRSYMVPDPPGLFDGHVWPMYQKYKREMERDGVEVVYLDGTKSREELFRQVLEDVQNRLLNRS; from the exons ATGAAGGTCATCGTGGGCATTGGAGG CATGACCAACGGCGGGAAGAGCACCTTGACCAACCGCCTCCACAAGGCGCTACCCAACTGCTGCGTGATCCACCAGGATGACTTCTTCAAG CCCCAGGACCAAATAGCGGTTGGGGAGGACGGCTTCAAACAGTGGGACG TGCTCGAGTCCCTGGACATGGAGGCCATGCTCAGCACAGTACGCGCCTGGGTGAAGGACCCATGCAAGTTCGCGCGCGCTCACGGCGTCAGCCTCCAGCCCAGCGCCTCGGACACCCACATTCTCCTCCTGGACGGCTTCCTACTGTACAGCTACAA GCCCCTGGTGGACATGTACAGCCATCGCTACTTCCTGACTGTGCCGTATGAGGAATGCAAACGGAGGAGGAG TAACCGTAGTTACATGGTTCCTGATCCCCCTGGCCTCTTTGATGGTCACGTGTGGCCCATGTACCAGAAGTATAAACGGGAGATGGAGCGGGACGGAGTGGAAGTGG TCTACTTAGACGGCACGAAGTCCCGTGAGGAACTCTTCAGGCAGGTTCTGGAGGACGTTCAAAACAGGCTGCTGAACCGGTCCTAG